The stretch of DNA GGAGCTGACCAGATTTCATGGCGATGAGTATTCGACCCATCGCGGGAGTTCCTACAACTCCTATCTTATCCAGGAAGAGAAGACCGCGCTCATCGATACAGTCTGGGCTCCCTTTGCCCGGGAGTACGTGGACAACCTGGCAAAGGTAATCGATCTGAACAAGATCGACTATGTAATCGCGAATCATGCCGAGGTGGACCACAGCGGAGCTCTGCCGGAGCTGATGGCAAGGATTCCGGATGTGCCGATCTACTGTACCGCCAACGGGGTAAAGTCCCTGAAAGGGCATTACCACCAGGACTGGAACTTCGTGACCGTAAAAACCGGAGACACCCTGGATCTGGGAAACGGCAAACAGCTCATTTTTATAGAGGCCCCCATGCTCCACTGGCCGGACAGCATGTTCTGCTATCTGACAGAAGATGCCGTACTCTTCAGCAATGACGCCTTCGGACAGCACTATGCATCGGAGTACCTGTTCAACGACCTGGTGGACCAGACGGAGCTTTATGAAGAGGCGATAAAGTATTATGCCAATATCCTGACCCCCTTCTCCGGTTTTGTTACCAAAAAGATCAACGAGGTTCTTGCTCTGAATGTTCCGGTGGAGATGATTGCCACAAGCCACGGGGTAATCTGGCGGGAGGATCCCACCCAGATTGTAAAAAAATACCTGGAGTGGGCGGATTCCTATCAGGAAAACCGGATAGCACTTATCTACGACACCATGTGGAACGGGACCCGGCGTCTGGCCGAGGCGATTGCCGAGGGGATCCATGCCGCCGATGATACCGTGGACGTTCGTCTTTTCAATATGGCGGAGCGGGACAAGAACGATGTCATCACAGAAATATTCAAATCCAGGGCGGTGCTTCTGGGTTCCCCCACCATCAACAAGGGTATCCTTACGGCCATGGCATCCCTGATAGAAGAGGTAAAGGGCCTGAGGTTCAAAAACAAGAAGGCCGCCGCCTTCGGCTGTTACGGATGGAGCGGAGAGTCCGTGGGGATTCTGAACGAACAGCTGAAGGAAGCCGGTTTTGAGTTAATCGGTGAGGGCGTAAAGGCTCTCTGGAATCCCGATGAGGAGAGTCTGAATGCTGCAAAGGAATACGGACGAAAGTTTGTGGCGGAGCTGGTAAGATAATACAGGCACTGTAAAAAAGGCGGCCCGAGGGGCCGCCTTTTTCGTTTAATCCCGGGGTACCTGGCTTTTAATTTCGCCGTTTACCCAGATTCCCGAACGTTCCTCACCGGGACGGGAGGGTATGTCCATCACCATTCCCGGGTACATCAGGTCCCAGTTGTCAGGCTGGGGCAGCTTGTTCTTGTTGGCCTCGTAGAGAGGTTTCCAGGCGGAGGTGTCCCCGTATACGAAGGGGTATCCCGCAATGCGCCAGAAGCAGTCTTCTGCACCGGGGAGTTTCCGTACCAGGTATGCAGCAGGGAGTCCCGATTTCGAGGGTTCCTCTTTCGGTTCCTGGGGCTGAACAGTTCTGGCCCCGCCGAAGGTTTCAAGCAGTGCTATGGCCTCACGGCTGCTCTCCGAACTCTGGCTGTAGGAACCGTTGTTGTAGAGTTCACCGGCGGCTTCGATGAATCCCACGGCTTTGGCAAAATCAGCCGGGTTCTCCCTGGATCTTCCCGAGCGCTCCACCTGCCCCCGAAGACCGACTGCCCTCTGCAGGAGCTGATTCGCACGGTACTGGGCAAGCATGCGGGCCACGTATTCATCCGATTTTTGCGCATACTCCGCTGAAAGCTCGGCGTATTCCCTGGCCTTCAGGTATTCTCCGTCTTCCAGGGCTTCCTCGGAAAGCTGTTTGTAGCGCAGGGACTCGCGGTAGTCGGGGTTATCCCGCAGACTCTGGGCGGACACGGCAGAAACAGAGAGGACAAGTACCAGAATGAAGATTATTCCGTGTTTCATTATTCCTCCTCCTCCAGGCCTGCTTCCCTGCGGGCTTCTGCTGCGTTCTGTTCAACAGTGCTGAGGGCGCTCTGGGCCTTCTCCAGGGCTTCGATAGCCGCTTCTCTGTTGGCTTTCGCCTCTTCGAAGGCGGCACGATAGGTCTGTTCCGCTTCTTCGTATTTTTCTTTAGCCGTATCCCATTCTCTGCTCTGCTCAGCGCTCCGGGCTTCCGAGTACAGCTCCTGTGCCTGGGCATAGGTTTCGGGGGCACCCTTTGCTGCTTTCAGGGAATCCGCCTGTGCCTTGGCGTCTTCCACCCTCTGCCTGAAAGCGCTGAGGTCGACAGTCTCCACCTGGGTCGGCTCCGGTTCCGGCGCCGAAGCACAGGCTGCCAGCAGGGACACCATCAGTAATGCTGCTATGAGCTTTTTCATAATTCCATCCTCATTTTTTCTCTTCTTATAATAGACTACCCCCTTATGAGGGGAAAATGCAAGAAAAAACCCGTTTCCGGGCTCACGGAAACGGGTTTGTACAGAATTTCCAGGCTCTTTTAGATATCGAGATTGGCCGGCTCGTAGTACTCCCTGGGGTGTTTGCAGCAGGGACATTTTGCAGGCGGCTCGGTGCCTTCGTAGATATAGCCGCATACGCCGCATTTCCAGGCAATCGGGGTCTCCCGCTTGTATACAGTGTTGTTTTTTACCATTTCCAGCAGCCGGTCGTAGCGGTCCCGGTGATGGGCTTCAACCTTTGCGATCTGGCTGAAGAGGGTTGCAGCTTCTTTATTGCCTTCTGCTTCCGCCTCTTTTGCGAAGGTCGGGTACATGTCGCTGGTTTCGTAGTCTTCTCCGTCCCGGGCGTCCTTCAGGTTGGATGCTGTGTCTCCCAGGTGCCCCGCAAGCTTGAACTGGTCCTTTGCGTGGCGCATTTCGTTGTCGGCGGTCTCTTCAAAAATCCTGGCGATATAGTGATATCCCTCCTTTCGTGCCACCTGGGCATAGAAGGTATACTTGTTTCTTGCCTGTGATTCTCCGGCAAAAGCCGCCATCAGGTTCTCTTGAGTCTTTCCCATTCTCATTCTCTCCTTGAGGTATTTACCCCATAATAGAATGGGTGATCTTCGCTGTCAAGAATCGTTCCTGAATAATATGCGGGGATTAGTATACCTCTTCTTTTAGAGATCTCGCGTTTTTAGTAATGTCCGCTGCTGAAAAACCTGTGTTGATCTCGGTACCTATCCGTTGCATAATAAGCTTTCAAGAATCAAGGAGAGGAAATATGAAGATAGCCGAACGGATCAGCAATCTTGGAACGGAAACCGCCTTCGCCGTATCCGGAGAGGCCAGGGCTTTCGCCGCTGCGGGAAACACGGTGTATCCCTTTCACCTGGGGGACATGAATATCCGTACCCCGGATAATATTATCAACGCAGCTCATCAGGCCATGCTGGCGGGGAAGACCGGATACGCTCCCAATGCAGGGATCCCTGAACTCAGGGAAGCCCTCGCTGAAGATGTGAACAGGGCACGGGGAAGCTCCTATACTGCGGCCAATGTGGCCATTCAGCCCGGGGGAAAACCCGTCATAGGCAAATTTATCCAGGCCGTGATGAATCCCGGTGACGAGGTCCTCTATCCGAACCCGGGATATCCCATTTACGAATCCCAGATTGAGTACTACGGCGGCAGGGCTGTTCCCTACGGATACGTTCCCGGAGATGAGAACTTCCGCCTTGATTTCGACGCCCTTGAAAAGTCAGTGACCACGAAAACACGGCTGCTTATTTTTAATGACCTTCAGAATCCCACCGGAGCGGAATCCTCCCGGGAAGAGCTGGAGGCTGTTGCCCGTTTTGCGGTAAAGCATGACCTTAAGGTTCTCTGCGACGAAGCCTACTTCGATATCCGCTACGGCGGGGAGTCCGTATCCCTGAGTTCCTTTCCGGGCATGGAGGAACGCTGCGTAATCCTCTATACCTTCTCCAAGAAATTCGCCATGACCGGCTGGCGCCTGGGTGCTGCCATCGGACCGGTGGATATTATCGACGTTATTGCCCGGATCAATCTGAACGACGAATCCTGCTCAAACCACTTTATCCAGGTTGCCGCCGTGGAAGCCCTCAAGGGGGACCAGAGCGGACCCCGGAAAATTCTTGAAGTTCTCAAGGAACGGCGGGACCTGGGGGTGGACATTTTGAACTCCATCCCGGGGATTTCCTGCTACCGGCCGAATGCTAGCTTCTATCTGTACCCCGATGTAACGGAGCTTATGGAAAAGAAGGGCTTTGATAATTATGAGACCTTTCGAAAGGATGTGCTCCACAAAACCGGTGTAAGCTTCTGTACGCGCCTCCATTTCGGCAGGGCCCTTCCGGGGGAAGAACGGAAATATATCCGCCTTGCCTATTCCGGTATAGATGCTGATCTTATACGCAAAGGACTTGGTCTCCTGAAAGAGTATTCTCAGAAGTAAACGGTAGAGGAAAGCGCATGAAACGGTACCGTACACCGTCAGCGGCCCGGCATGTCGCCGCTTTCGCCCTGGTTCTGGCTTTCTGGCTGGTCTTTCCCCTCGAGGCACAGCAGGGGGGCGGAGCAGGGCGGGGAGGAGCCGGAGGTCCCGGAGCAGGGGAATCGGCCCTGATCGGCACCGCCTCGGTTGAATCCCGGGGAAGGGTAATCCAGGTCGGCGGCAGGCTGAAACCCAAAACCAGCATTGTGCATACCTCCACCTTTACCGGCGTTGTGCGGGATATCCCCGTGGAACCCGGGGATTCCGTAAGCACCGGGGAGCTCCTCTTTACCGTGGACCGCAACGAGGCGGGTCAGACCTTTCAGCTGCATACCGTGCGCTCCCGTATCGACGGTATTGTTTCAAAAGTCGATCTGCTGGCGGAGGAAGAGGTCAGCGCCAACGGTGCGGGGGTGACGGTAATCGGCCGTCGGGAGTATATTCTGGAGGCCAAAATCAGCGACAAGGACGCCTTCAAAGTCGCCCTGGGGCAGCAGGTTTCAGGCCGCAGGGTGGACGGAGGAGATCTGACGGGTCGTCTGAGCCTTCGTTCCCCCGAACCCGACTACGATACCGGTCTCTTCGAGCTGACCTTCGAGTTTCCCGCGGGGCCGCAGACCTTTGCCGGAGCATTTGTACTTATAGATCTTCCCACCGAGCTTATCCGGGGAATATTTGTTCCCTCGGAGTCCATAGACCGGCGTTACGGTCGGAATTTCCTCTGGCTTGTGGATCCCGACACCCGTACCCTTATACGGCGTGAAGTCGAACTGGGAACCTCTCTGGGGGATGAAACCCTGATAAACGCCGGACTGGCCGAGGGCGACCGCTACCTGCGGGTCTTGAGCGGCCGGGAACAGGAAGGCGCTCCTCTTCCGGCAGGAGGACGTTAAAACACCGTGCTGCGGCTGATTTTCAAGCGTCAAAAGGTCCTTATACTTGGTTTTCTGCTCCTCTGTGTACTGGGAATTATCCTGGTCACCGAGCTGCCGGTACAGCTTTACCCCCAGACCCAGCGCCCCCGGGTGCGGGTACGGATAAACTACACCGGATACTCGGCGGTCGATTTTTCCCGCCAGTACGGTGAGGATGTGGAAGCCCAGTTTCTGACCGTCGAAGGGGTGAGCACCCTGGAGGCGGAGTACCGCAACGACTCGGGAGATTTTACCCTGACCTTTGACTGGAATACCGACAGCGACACCGCCAAGGCGGACGTCGAGGCGGTCATGAACACCATACGCAGCCTGCTTCCGGAGGATGTCCGGGATGACTACTGGGTACGTTTCTTTACCGGGGAGAACGCGGGTTTTCTCCTCATGGGGGTGCGGGCCCCCGGGATCTCACCAAAAGCTCTCTACGAACTGATCAAATCAAACCTTGAAAACCAGCTCTCCCAGGTGGAGGACGCGGAACTGGTGGAGATCGTCAATATCGAGGACAAGGAGGTGGAGGTCCTGCTGAACAACGCCGCCCTTCTTGCCTACAGCCTGAGTATCAACGATGTTGATGCGGCCTTCCGGCGGGGACACCTTCCCAGGCCCCTGGGAAGCATAGAGGATACAGAGAGAGATTTCTCGGTACGGAATCTGACCGATATCAATACTATCTACGATCTTGAGAACCTGATTATCGCCGACAGGGGTAATGTGGCCATCCGCCTCAAGGATGTGGCGGATATTCGCATCAGGTACACCCTCCCCGGGCAGGCGCTGGTTCTCGATGGCGCTCCGGCGGTGCGGATCAATGCCACCCCCAAGGACGGCGGCAATATCCGGCAGATGTCCCAGGATGTGCTGGAGATCCTGGAAACGGCCATTCAGGACGGGGTTCTCCCGGAGGATACTGCCTTTCAGCTCTATGTAGACCCTGCGGAATACATAAACCGCTCAATCCGCAACGTCGTATCCGCGGCCCTCCTGGGAGCAGGCCTTGCCATGCTGATCGTGCTTCTGACCCTGGGGGAACTGCGGAATACCCTGCTCATCGGTATATCGATTCCCGTGACCATGATCCTTTCCTTTATCCTGATGTACTTTTTCGACGTCAGTCTGAACCTTATCTCCCTGGGGGGAATTGCCCTGGCGGTGGGGATGGTGATAGATCCATCCATTGTGGTCCTGGAGAATATCCACCGCCACTATAGCGAAACCCCGGAGATCCGGGAGCCCCGGCACCTGATGCACATTATCATCACTGCTGTAGGAGAGGTGGCGGTTCCCGTTACCGCCTCGACCCTGACGACCGTCCTGGTCTTTCTGCCTATCTCATTTACCGCTCCCCTGACCAACGCGATCCTGGGCGACCAGGCGAGTACGGTAATCTTTGCTTTGGCCTTTGCCCTGCTGATCTCCCTTAGTCTCATTCCCCTGGTTGCTTTCCGCCTCCACCCGCTCAAGTTATCGGGCAATACGGAGAAGCCCCGGGGACTCACCCGTTTTTCCCTGGCCTTCATGCACGGCCTGACCAGGGGCTATCGCGGACTTTTATCTTTCCTGATAAAAACCCGGGTCAGGGCAGGAGGCCTTATAGCGGGCTCCTTCGTTCTTCTTGCTCTTTCCGTTTCCCTGCTCCTGCCGCTGATTCCGAAGGAGATTATCTCCTCTCCCTTAAGCAACCGGATCATCGTTTTCTTCCGCAGCATGGAAACTGAAGATCGGGTGGAGATTGTTGAAAATATAGTGCCGCGGCTGGAATCCATGGTCCATGAAAGCCTGGGTGATGCGGTGGACCGGACCTTTGCACAGGTTTCAGGTCGTTTTAACATTCTCTTTATCGATCTGGTGAGTTCCGGACATGCCGAAGAGTCCCTGGCAGCTCTGCAGCGGGTCTTCGTTTCCGACAACAGGTTCTACTACAATGTAAACATGTGGGACCCTGCCCAGCTGCCCCTGCCGCGGACCAATGATCTCCAGCTGAGCGTTCACGGACCGGAAGAGGCGGTCAAGGTCAATCTTCTGGAAGAGATCCGGGACCTGGTTAATCAGTCTGAATTGTACGGAAGGGTATTCACCGACCCTGCGACGGGAGTGAGCAATCAGCTTTCCCTTCGCCTTCGGCGGGAGATAATCGAAGGATTCGGAAACCTGACCGAGAGCTCCCTGAATACCCTTACCGGCAGGATCCTCCGGGGGACGGCCTCCATGGATTTCGAGGACGGTCAGGAGACAATTACCGTGGCGGCGGAGTTCCCTGAAGCGAGCCTGGACGGCATCGAGATGCTGGAAAACTTCCTGATTCATACCAGCGCGGGGATTGTGCCCTTAAAGCATTTCTATGACTTTTCCCGGGATACCGCCGTGGCGGGAATCGCCAGTGAGGAC from Marispirochaeta aestuarii encodes:
- a CDS encoding anaerobic nitric oxide reductase flavorubredoxin, with the translated sequence MERNIRNNITWVGKIDWELTRFHGDEYSTHRGSSYNSYLIQEEKTALIDTVWAPFAREYVDNLAKVIDLNKIDYVIANHAEVDHSGALPELMARIPDVPIYCTANGVKSLKGHYHQDWNFVTVKTGDTLDLGNGKQLIFIEAPMLHWPDSMFCYLTEDAVLFSNDAFGQHYASEYLFNDLVDQTELYEEAIKYYANILTPFSGFVTKKINEVLALNVPVEMIATSHGVIWREDPTQIVKKYLEWADSYQENRIALIYDTMWNGTRRLAEAIAEGIHAADDTVDVRLFNMAERDKNDVITEIFKSRAVLLGSPTINKGILTAMASLIEEVKGLRFKNKKAAAFGCYGWSGESVGILNEQLKEAGFELIGEGVKALWNPDEESLNAAKEYGRKFVAELVR
- a CDS encoding LysM peptidoglycan-binding domain-containing protein: MKHGIIFILVLVLSVSAVSAQSLRDNPDYRESLRYKQLSEEALEDGEYLKAREYAELSAEYAQKSDEYVARMLAQYRANQLLQRAVGLRGQVERSGRSRENPADFAKAVGFIEAAGELYNNGSYSQSSESSREAIALLETFGGARTVQPQEPKEEPSKSGLPAAYLVRKLPGAEDCFWRIAGYPFVYGDTSAWKPLYEANKNKLPQPDNWDLMYPGMVMDIPSRPGEERSGIWVNGEIKSQVPRD
- a CDS encoding outer membrane protein assembly factor BamD — protein: MKKLIAALLMVSLLAACASAPEPEPTQVETVDLSAFRQRVEDAKAQADSLKAAKGAPETYAQAQELYSEARSAEQSREWDTAKEKYEEAEQTYRAAFEEAKANREAAIEALEKAQSALSTVEQNAAEARREAGLEEEE
- the rbr gene encoding rubrerythrin; translation: MGKTQENLMAAFAGESQARNKYTFYAQVARKEGYHYIARIFEETADNEMRHAKDQFKLAGHLGDTASNLKDARDGEDYETSDMYPTFAKEAEAEGNKEAATLFSQIAKVEAHHRDRYDRLLEMVKNNTVYKRETPIAWKCGVCGYIYEGTEPPAKCPCCKHPREYYEPANLDI
- a CDS encoding pyridoxal phosphate-dependent aminotransferase translates to MKIAERISNLGTETAFAVSGEARAFAAAGNTVYPFHLGDMNIRTPDNIINAAHQAMLAGKTGYAPNAGIPELREALAEDVNRARGSSYTAANVAIQPGGKPVIGKFIQAVMNPGDEVLYPNPGYPIYESQIEYYGGRAVPYGYVPGDENFRLDFDALEKSVTTKTRLLIFNDLQNPTGAESSREELEAVARFAVKHDLKVLCDEAYFDIRYGGESVSLSSFPGMEERCVILYTFSKKFAMTGWRLGAAIGPVDIIDVIARINLNDESCSNHFIQVAAVEALKGDQSGPRKILEVLKERRDLGVDILNSIPGISCYRPNASFYLYPDVTELMEKKGFDNYETFRKDVLHKTGVSFCTRLHFGRALPGEERKYIRLAYSGIDADLIRKGLGLLKEYSQK
- a CDS encoding efflux RND transporter periplasmic adaptor subunit encodes the protein MKRYRTPSAARHVAAFALVLAFWLVFPLEAQQGGGAGRGGAGGPGAGESALIGTASVESRGRVIQVGGRLKPKTSIVHTSTFTGVVRDIPVEPGDSVSTGELLFTVDRNEAGQTFQLHTVRSRIDGIVSKVDLLAEEEVSANGAGVTVIGRREYILEAKISDKDAFKVALGQQVSGRRVDGGDLTGRLSLRSPEPDYDTGLFELTFEFPAGPQTFAGAFVLIDLPTELIRGIFVPSESIDRRYGRNFLWLVDPDTRTLIRREVELGTSLGDETLINAGLAEGDRYLRVLSGREQEGAPLPAGGR
- a CDS encoding efflux RND transporter permease subunit, whose amino-acid sequence is MLRLIFKRQKVLILGFLLLCVLGIILVTELPVQLYPQTQRPRVRVRINYTGYSAVDFSRQYGEDVEAQFLTVEGVSTLEAEYRNDSGDFTLTFDWNTDSDTAKADVEAVMNTIRSLLPEDVRDDYWVRFFTGENAGFLLMGVRAPGISPKALYELIKSNLENQLSQVEDAELVEIVNIEDKEVEVLLNNAALLAYSLSINDVDAAFRRGHLPRPLGSIEDTERDFSVRNLTDINTIYDLENLIIADRGNVAIRLKDVADIRIRYTLPGQALVLDGAPAVRINATPKDGGNIRQMSQDVLEILETAIQDGVLPEDTAFQLYVDPAEYINRSIRNVVSAALLGAGLAMLIVLLTLGELRNTLLIGISIPVTMILSFILMYFFDVSLNLISLGGIALAVGMVIDPSIVVLENIHRHYSETPEIREPRHLMHIIITAVGEVAVPVTASTLTTVLVFLPISFTAPLTNAILGDQASTVIFALAFALLISLSLIPLVAFRLHPLKLSGNTEKPRGLTRFSLAFMHGLTRGYRGLLSFLIKTRVRAGGLIAGSFVLLALSVSLLLPLIPKEIISSPLSNRIIVFFRSMETEDRVEIVENIVPRLESMVHESLGDAVDRTFAQVSGRFNILFIDLVSSGHAEESLAALQRVFVSDNRFYYNVNMWDPAQLPLPRTNDLQLSVHGPEEAVKVNLLEEIRDLVNQSELYGRVFTDPATGVSNQLSLRLRREIIEGFGNLTESSLNTLTGRILRGTASMDFEDGQETITVAAEFPEASLDGIEMLENFLIHTSAGIVPLKHFYDFSRDTAVAGIASEDGEHIFRLYGRMLPGTPAAERVKNEESIRSILREKLALPPGYTLAFDNPQEELDEAIRSLFIALAASVALIYLVLAFQFNSLRLPLVILVTVPLGFIGVVLSLFVFKSSLNLNSLLGTILLAGVVVNNAIIMIDFYLRISSHHESKTDAITIAAGLRFPPIIITMLTTILGMLPLAIGLGEGSNIVQPLGIAVSGGLFISTLFTLFVVPAILSFIPKEQKET